A genomic segment from Polyangium mundeleinium encodes:
- a CDS encoding RNA polymerase sigma factor produces the protein MTSFAHASTDPPSASRPRLAALAALRPVIFAWTGRWVSSPADRDDITQDVLWEAATCRTGADVPEDELRPWLFVITARMACKYLRRERRHTSGGDVSPEEIVSPNVSPEVAAERAEFLRFLQDALAKLTPWQRAAFIGYDIEEKSHETIARSLGIPVTSARNAAFEARMRLYAALCERDRDRRGVLPLLLLFLSDRGWRGSPGGESSKGTRLPWSPDKIVAPLVGLLVGTAVAAWLRPSADAPRVRHLHHAPYVLVIFCDPPQEPVVSLEPPAPAPDPAPDPAPVRRAPRAPITSFTLTPEAERKVDEVLRGRTHDPKNGR, from the coding sequence GTGACCAGTTTCGCGCACGCCTCCACCGATCCCCCTTCCGCTTCCCGTCCGCGCCTCGCCGCGCTTGCGGCGCTCCGTCCCGTCATCTTCGCGTGGACGGGCCGCTGGGTGAGTTCCCCGGCCGATCGCGACGATATCACGCAGGACGTCTTGTGGGAGGCCGCGACATGCCGCACGGGCGCAGACGTCCCGGAGGACGAGCTGCGCCCGTGGTTGTTCGTCATCACGGCGCGGATGGCCTGCAAGTACCTACGTCGCGAGCGACGCCACACGTCAGGCGGGGACGTCTCTCCCGAGGAGATCGTGTCCCCCAACGTCTCGCCCGAGGTTGCGGCCGAGCGCGCCGAATTCCTTCGGTTCCTCCAGGACGCGCTCGCCAAGTTGACCCCGTGGCAACGCGCGGCTTTCATTGGGTACGACATCGAAGAAAAATCACACGAGACGATCGCTCGATCGCTCGGCATTCCGGTGACCTCGGCGCGGAATGCGGCATTCGAAGCGCGTATGCGGCTCTACGCCGCGCTGTGCGAGCGCGACCGCGACCGGCGCGGTGTCCTTCCGCTTCTGCTTCTTTTCCTTTCCGACCGTGGGTGGCGTGGATCGCCGGGCGGGGAATCGTCCAAGGGGACTCGGCTCCCGTGGTCGCCGGACAAGATTGTCGCGCCATTGGTCGGCCTTCTCGTCGGTACGGCCGTTGCGGCGTGGTTGCGCCCGTCGGCCGATGCGCCGCGCGTTCGCCACCTTCACCACGCGCCGTACGTGCTGGTCATCTTCTGCGATCCCCCACAAGAGCCCGTCGTCTCCCTCGAGCCCCCTGCGCCCGCCCCGGATCCGGCCCCGGATCCGGCTCCCGTCCGTCGTGCTCCTCGGGCCCCGATCACGTCGTTTACCTTAACCCCCGAGGCAGAGCGCAAGGTCGACGAGGTCCTTCGAGGAAGGACCCATGATCCCAAAAACGGGCGATAG
- a CDS encoding MopE-related protein, whose translation MKRVLLAFLFALVGLLGSRTAEADHFRFGTISWRVPNLQASPRTVEFTVRTAWTTGSSYVTTLNFGDGVTFTPNPVTEIKEKGSGTSIAGGSYTVVEYKASHTYASAGPWVAYFDSGNLKRIAGLENGSNQPYRVQATVDLAGPPANGVHNTGGPVATVPPVVQLQRGDLRSYTLPVTDPDFDNVTCRFGTSTESGLLAANAVPVVTNTASQPSLSMTSNGCRFSWDLTQANDAQQYVLHIVMESEHNKIKSSTAVDFIVEIVSSPLPTCSIITPSNGMIPTKVLNQAVTVTVQGVDNVGAGGQLLHSAQGASAGATFNPPLGGMPVASPLTVTFSWTPNSASDYGTHYVLINFTNQMGLVGTCFLKIYVAECSDYGTPCAANAPGVCGTNGQKVCTGPNMSTCAPGPSSEETCDGLDNDCNGTADDNIPTVGKNCTNNMQYGVCKAGKWKCENSLLSCDPDIKPMTQTEVCNDQDDDCDNATDEGFGVGNECTEGVGACKTIGVLICDPSGTMKPAICNAKPGVGTEDELLCDGVDNDCNGETDEGFMIGEVCTVGVGECQTSGKRVCDSDPTKPAICDGTPGPAGTEICDGKDNNCNGETDEGFMIGEVCTVGVGECQTSGKRVCDSDPTKPAICDGTPGPAGTEICDGKDNNCNGETDEGFMIGEVCTVGVGECQTSGKRVCDSDPTKPAICDAMAGEQDDEICDGKDNDCDGETDEDFDIGKVCTIGVGACAAEGKTVCDTATGEAKCDATPLPPGEGETCGDGIDNDCNGTVDDASICNQPGTYFGEGSGLCSVQQPGNDNGSASPAWLLGLMALARLVSRNRKAA comes from the coding sequence ATGAAACGCGTATTGCTTGCGTTCTTGTTCGCCTTGGTGGGGCTGCTCGGGAGCAGAACTGCGGAGGCGGACCATTTCCGGTTCGGGACGATCTCGTGGAGGGTACCCAATCTACAAGCCTCGCCGCGCACGGTCGAGTTCACCGTTCGGACGGCATGGACCACAGGTTCGAGCTATGTCACGACATTGAATTTCGGCGATGGTGTCACCTTCACGCCCAACCCGGTGACGGAGATCAAGGAAAAGGGGAGCGGTACCTCGATCGCTGGCGGCAGTTACACCGTCGTCGAGTACAAGGCCTCCCACACCTACGCTTCGGCTGGGCCGTGGGTAGCCTACTTCGACTCCGGGAACCTCAAGCGCATTGCAGGGCTCGAAAACGGCAGCAACCAGCCGTACCGGGTCCAGGCCACGGTCGACCTGGCCGGCCCTCCCGCCAACGGGGTCCACAACACCGGCGGCCCTGTCGCGACCGTACCCCCCGTCGTACAACTGCAGCGGGGTGATCTTCGGTCCTACACGCTGCCAGTGACGGATCCGGATTTCGACAACGTGACGTGTCGATTCGGCACGTCGACCGAGTCGGGACTCTTGGCGGCGAATGCTGTGCCCGTGGTGACGAACACCGCATCGCAGCCGTCCCTGTCAATGACCAGCAACGGGTGCAGGTTCTCGTGGGATCTCACGCAAGCCAACGATGCCCAACAGTACGTCCTTCACATCGTCATGGAGTCGGAGCACAACAAGATAAAGAGCTCGACGGCCGTCGACTTCATCGTCGAGATTGTGTCATCGCCGCTGCCCACCTGCAGCATCATAACCCCCAGCAACGGCATGATTCCAACCAAGGTACTCAATCAAGCCGTCACGGTGACCGTGCAGGGCGTCGACAACGTCGGAGCGGGGGGCCAATTGCTGCACAGCGCACAAGGCGCCTCGGCTGGGGCGACCTTCAATCCGCCGTTGGGTGGAATGCCGGTCGCGAGCCCGCTCACGGTCACGTTCTCGTGGACGCCGAACTCGGCGAGCGACTACGGAACCCACTACGTGCTCATCAATTTCACGAATCAGATGGGCCTCGTGGGCACGTGCTTCTTGAAGATCTATGTGGCCGAGTGCTCGGACTACGGAACGCCCTGTGCGGCGAACGCTCCGGGCGTGTGCGGAACAAACGGCCAAAAGGTATGTACGGGCCCGAACATGTCGACATGCGCGCCCGGCCCCTCCTCGGAGGAGACGTGCGACGGCCTGGACAACGACTGCAACGGGACTGCGGACGATAACATCCCGACGGTCGGCAAGAATTGCACCAACAACATGCAGTACGGTGTTTGCAAGGCTGGAAAGTGGAAGTGTGAGAACTCGCTCCTCTCTTGCGATCCCGACATCAAGCCCATGACGCAAACGGAAGTTTGCAACGACCAGGACGACGACTGCGACAATGCCACGGACGAGGGCTTCGGTGTCGGCAATGAGTGCACCGAGGGCGTCGGCGCGTGCAAGACCATAGGCGTGCTCATTTGCGACCCGAGCGGCACCATGAAGCCGGCCATATGCAACGCGAAGCCAGGCGTGGGAACCGAGGATGAGCTGCTCTGCGACGGGGTAGACAACGACTGCAACGGCGAGACCGACGAGGGCTTCATGATCGGCGAGGTATGCACCGTCGGCGTTGGCGAGTGCCAGACCTCCGGCAAGCGCGTATGCGATTCCGACCCCACGAAACCGGCCATCTGTGATGGGACACCGGGCCCGGCAGGCACCGAGATCTGCGACGGCAAGGACAACAACTGCAACGGCGAGACCGACGAGGGCTTCATGATCGGCGAGGTATGCACCGTCGGCGTCGGCGAGTGCCAGACCTCCGGCAAGCGCGTATGCGATTCCGACCCCACGAAACCGGCCATCTGTGATGGGACACCGGGCCCGGCAGGCACCGAGATCTGCGACGGCAAGGACAACAACTGCAACGGCGAGACCGACGAGGGCTTCATGATCGGCGAGGTATGCACCGTCGGCGTCGGCGAGTGCCAGACCTCCGGCAAGCGCGTATGCGATTCCGACCCCACGAAACCGGCCATCTGTGACGCGATGGCGGGCGAGCAGGACGACGAGATCTGCGACGGGAAAGACAACGACTGCGACGGCGAGACCGACGAGGACTTCGATATCGGCAAGGTTTGCACCATCGGCGTCGGCGCCTGCGCGGCGGAGGGCAAGACCGTCTGCGATACGGCCACCGGCGAAGCCAAGTGCGACGCTACGCCCCTTCCGCCGGGTGAGGGCGAAACCTGCGGCGACGGCATCGACAACGATTGCAACGGCACCGTGGACGACGCCTCGATCTGCAACCAGCCGGGGACGTACTTCGGCGAGGGCTCGGGCCTCTGCAGCGTGCAGCAGCCCGGCAATGACAACGGCTCGGCGAGCCCCGCGTGGCTGCTTGGGCTGATGGCGCTCGCCCGCCTCGTCTCTCGCAACCGCAAGGCGGCCTGA
- a CDS encoding LysR family transcriptional regulator — MELRHLRYFVTIAEEQNFRRAATRLHVSQSPLSRQMKDLEEEMGVELFAPEGRGIKLTAAGKVFAERARSILASVDTAVDEAKGIAEGRLGTVVIGFETGTTFMGAFLSLVAAFRKRTPRVGLQLVPMSSVEQWAALRQGTIDFGYGAYAPRDGALAHLEMARDRLGLLLSPEHRLARLKKIWLRDLESERVLLQPRQLYPGLHADIITAARAQGVALHVTAEVLDLEALLALVVIGDAVTFLSEKFWEPASQTSLLWRPVEDLHIHLREFVTWRAEDVDAPVVRALIESARDVRPLLQGAAGRTRSSKATHRKRRSKR; from the coding sequence ATGGAACTCCGACACCTGCGCTACTTCGTGACGATCGCCGAGGAGCAGAACTTCCGCCGAGCCGCCACCAGACTCCACGTTTCACAGTCGCCGCTGAGCCGGCAGATGAAGGACCTCGAGGAAGAGATGGGCGTGGAGCTCTTCGCGCCCGAGGGGCGTGGCATCAAGCTCACGGCCGCAGGGAAGGTCTTCGCGGAGCGAGCCAGGAGCATCCTCGCGAGCGTCGACACGGCCGTCGACGAAGCCAAGGGAATCGCCGAAGGCAGGCTCGGCACCGTGGTCATCGGCTTTGAGACGGGAACGACCTTCATGGGTGCGTTCTTGTCCCTCGTCGCAGCGTTCCGAAAGCGAACGCCCCGTGTCGGCCTGCAGCTCGTCCCCATGAGCAGCGTCGAGCAGTGGGCGGCGCTCCGGCAGGGGACCATTGACTTCGGCTACGGTGCCTACGCGCCCAGGGACGGCGCCCTTGCCCACCTCGAAATGGCCCGTGACCGGCTCGGGCTGCTTCTCTCCCCGGAGCATCGACTCGCACGGCTCAAGAAGATCTGGCTTCGAGACCTCGAGAGCGAGCGCGTGCTGCTCCAGCCACGTCAGCTCTATCCAGGGCTCCACGCGGACATCATCACGGCGGCGCGCGCACAGGGCGTGGCGCTGCACGTGACGGCGGAGGTGCTCGACCTGGAGGCGCTCCTGGCGCTGGTGGTGATCGGCGACGCGGTCACCTTCCTCTCGGAGAAGTTCTGGGAACCGGCTTCGCAGACCTCGTTGCTGTGGCGACCCGTCGAAGACCTCCACATCCATCTGCGTGAGTTCGTCACCTGGCGCGCGGAGGACGTCGACGCGCCCGTGGTGCGAGCGTTGATCGAGAGCGCACGCGACGTGCGCCCGCTCCTGCAAGGCGCTGCCGGCCGCACGCGCTCCTCCAAGGCCACCCACCGAAAACGTCGCAGCAAGCGCTGA
- a CDS encoding OmpA family protein, translating into MRTIVRGRTLFSATVAAAVAASAAVASAQETQDGTQSAFALDRFQPAFAGDRMFGVSSPFVAGHLTPHAMLVADYAHNPLVLRRDGEKIGAVVGGQLFLHLNASLALWNRLGINLDVPLAVYQGGDNPAIGTDNFTSPQSAQIGDVRLGLRLSVLGKYWDPVQVAVGGYVWLPTGSSDAGSYVSDGSVRALPQLIAGGLVKDRIVWSTTLGVEIRGAKTIANVQQGSSFQFGLGAGYLLGEQKHVQIGLESSIGTVLDDPNSRNTNAELLASARFRFLNDFEAGLAAGPGLTSGQGTPSFRGVLTFAYTPEQKKSDKDHDGIPDAEDACPDVFGVSDPDPNKNGCPLDKDNDGIPDAKDACVDVPGVKNADPKKNGCPSDKDNDGIPDAKDACPDVPGVADPDPKKNGCPPDKDNDGIPDAKDACVDVPGVADPDPKKNGCPPDKDNDGIPDAKDACPDAPGKAHADPKLNGCPDTDEDKILDPEDACKDVKGVRDPDPTKNGCPPKNVIIKPTEIVITEQIQFDLNKATIKPVSNAILDSVARVLKDYPELALVEVQGHTDSTGSAKLNEKLSQARADSVKDALVKRGIDASRLTTKGYGPSVPIAENKTAAGREKNRRVQFVVLNNTVKAEKK; encoded by the coding sequence ATGAGAACCATCGTTCGTGGTCGCACGCTTTTCAGCGCGACCGTCGCTGCGGCCGTCGCCGCATCGGCGGCCGTCGCCTCGGCTCAGGAAACTCAGGACGGGACGCAAAGCGCCTTCGCCCTGGATCGTTTTCAGCCTGCCTTCGCGGGGGATCGGATGTTCGGCGTTTCTTCGCCCTTCGTCGCGGGGCACCTCACGCCGCACGCGATGCTCGTGGCCGACTACGCGCACAACCCGCTCGTGCTCCGCCGCGACGGCGAGAAGATCGGCGCGGTCGTGGGGGGACAGCTCTTTTTGCATCTGAACGCGAGCCTCGCGCTCTGGAACCGGCTCGGCATCAACCTCGACGTCCCGCTCGCCGTCTATCAGGGCGGCGACAACCCCGCCATCGGCACCGACAACTTCACCTCGCCGCAGTCGGCTCAGATTGGCGATGTCCGCCTCGGCCTGCGCCTGAGCGTCCTCGGCAAATACTGGGACCCGGTCCAGGTCGCCGTCGGCGGCTACGTCTGGCTCCCGACCGGGAGCTCGGACGCAGGCTCGTATGTGAGCGACGGCTCGGTGCGGGCGCTCCCGCAGCTCATCGCGGGCGGCCTCGTCAAGGACCGGATCGTCTGGAGCACGACGCTCGGCGTCGAGATTCGCGGCGCGAAGACCATTGCGAACGTGCAGCAGGGCTCGAGCTTCCAGTTCGGACTGGGCGCGGGCTACCTCCTCGGCGAGCAGAAGCACGTGCAGATTGGGCTCGAGAGCTCGATCGGCACGGTGCTCGACGACCCGAATTCGCGCAACACGAACGCCGAGCTCCTCGCGTCGGCGCGCTTCCGATTCTTGAACGATTTCGAGGCGGGCCTCGCCGCCGGCCCCGGCCTCACGTCGGGCCAGGGCACGCCGAGCTTCCGCGGCGTGCTCACGTTCGCGTACACGCCCGAGCAAAAGAAAAGCGACAAGGACCATGACGGCATCCCGGACGCCGAGGACGCGTGTCCCGATGTGTTCGGCGTGTCCGATCCTGATCCCAACAAGAACGGCTGTCCGCTCGACAAGGACAACGACGGCATTCCGGATGCGAAGGACGCGTGTGTCGACGTGCCCGGCGTGAAGAATGCAGATCCGAAGAAAAACGGCTGTCCGTCCGACAAGGACAACGACGGCATTCCCGACGCGAAGGACGCTTGCCCGGACGTGCCCGGCGTGGCCGATCCCGATCCGAAGAAGAATGGCTGTCCGCCCGACAAGGACAACGACGGCATTCCGGATGCGAAGGACGCATGTGTCGACGTACCCGGTGTGGCCGATCCCGATCCGAAGAAGAACGGCTGTCCGCCAGATAAGGACAACGACGGCATTCCGGATGCGAAGGACGCCTGTCCGGATGCGCCCGGCAAGGCCCATGCGGATCCGAAGCTCAACGGTTGCCCGGACACGGACGAGGACAAGATCCTGGATCCGGAAGACGCGTGCAAGGACGTGAAGGGCGTGAGGGACCCCGATCCGACGAAGAACGGCTGCCCGCCGAAGAACGTCATCATCAAGCCGACCGAGATCGTCATCACGGAGCAGATCCAGTTCGATCTGAACAAGGCCACGATCAAACCGGTAAGCAACGCAATCCTCGATTCGGTGGCCAGGGTCTTGAAGGACTACCCGGAGCTCGCGCTCGTGGAGGTTCAGGGGCACACGGACAGCACGGGCTCGGCCAAGCTCAACGAGAAGCTCTCGCAGGCGCGCGCCGATAGCGTCAAGGACGCGCTCGTCAAGCGCGGCATCGACGCGAGCAGACTCACGACGAAGGGGTACGGCCCGTCGGTGCCGATCGCCGAAAACAAGACGGCAGCGGGGCGCGAGAAGAACCGCCGCGTGCAGTTCGTGGTGCTCAACAATACGGTCAAGGCCGAGAAGAAGTAG
- a CDS encoding cadmium resistance transporter produces MAQIIATLGIGVVVFASTNVDDILLLSAFFSDPRYTPRQVIAGQFLGIAALVGASVLCALLAIAIPPGWIGLLGIAPLVLGVRGLWRLRGSAKKDESDETRPVNPGSRVFEVASITIANGGDNLGVYIPLFSREPRLVPAYVVVFAVMTAVWCAAGYYLVNNPILGTQIARYGRIALPFVLIGLGLWILSSALVLVVPS; encoded by the coding sequence ATGGCGCAGATCATCGCTACTTTGGGAATCGGCGTTGTCGTGTTTGCCTCCACGAACGTCGACGACATCTTGCTGCTTTCGGCCTTCTTCTCCGATCCGAGGTACACCCCGCGCCAGGTCATCGCCGGTCAGTTTCTCGGGATTGCGGCGTTGGTCGGAGCGAGTGTGCTATGCGCGCTGCTCGCGATCGCTATCCCGCCTGGTTGGATCGGGCTGCTTGGCATCGCTCCGCTCGTGCTCGGCGTGCGCGGTTTGTGGAGGCTTCGCGGGTCTGCAAAGAAGGACGAATCGGACGAGACGCGCCCCGTCAACCCCGGGTCGCGCGTGTTCGAAGTGGCGAGCATCACGATAGCGAACGGAGGAGACAACCTCGGCGTCTATATTCCGCTGTTTTCCAGAGAGCCGCGGCTCGTCCCTGCTTATGTCGTGGTGTTCGCCGTCATGACCGCTGTCTGGTGCGCGGCTGGGTACTACCTCGTCAACAATCCGATCCTCGGAACACAAATCGCGCGCTACGGCCGCATCGCCCTACCGTTCGTTCTCATCGGACTGGGCCTATGGATCTTGTCCAGTGCCCTTGTGCTCGTCGTGCCTTCCTGA
- a CDS encoding CocE/NonD family hydrolase, whose product MRQAAPLLAPLLALACASANPTSSAKPAENSPTPARADKPAPEPAPRPPAFTMTKAMVPMRDGVKLETVIFSPVDAKKPLPVLFLRSPYGIPEDASVLENPGVDALRADGYIIAAQNCRGRFGSEGTFVISPPPHDPADPRGVDDATDAHDSIEWFVKNVPGNNGRVGMMGTSYGAWTATMALLEPHPALRVIVEEASPADEFTGDDFRHNGAFRLAYGFEYVARMETSKEANTVFSYGRSDLYDFFLDLGPLANADARHFHGKMPTWNDFVAHPNLDAFLERRAIVSHLRKATIPILNVAGWWDQEDFYGPFGIYATLEKSDAARKNHLVVGPWNHGGWGSPGRKLGPVDFGSDTGVHYRDKIVVPWLAHWLHDKPTEDQPEATIFETGTNRWRTFDRWPPEAGVTKKKLYLRAGRALSFEPPTETGRGAVDSYVSDPQNPVPFVSRPIQPLLTGSQWQTWMVQDQRFVDHRPDVLSFSTGPLDADLTVAGDIVAELFASTSGTDSDWIVKLIDVYPEGDPKPPPEAQADGEKNAEPAADMRGYQLMVASRVLRGRFRDSFAKPAPIPPGKVLRYAIDLETRAHTFRKGHRIMVQVQSTWFPVIDRNPQRYVDSIFAAKESDYVAATQTIARSREAPSAIVLPVLSP is encoded by the coding sequence GTGCGCCAAGCGGCCCCCCTCCTCGCCCCGCTCCTCGCGCTCGCGTGCGCGAGCGCCAATCCGACCTCCAGCGCGAAGCCCGCGGAAAACTCCCCCACGCCCGCCCGGGCCGACAAACCCGCGCCCGAGCCTGCGCCCAGGCCCCCCGCTTTCACGATGACGAAGGCGATGGTCCCCATGCGTGACGGGGTGAAGCTCGAGACGGTGATCTTCTCGCCCGTCGACGCGAAGAAGCCATTGCCCGTGCTCTTCCTGCGCTCGCCTTATGGCATCCCCGAGGACGCCTCTGTCCTGGAAAACCCCGGGGTAGACGCGCTCCGCGCGGACGGCTACATCATCGCGGCCCAGAACTGCCGCGGGCGCTTCGGCTCCGAGGGGACGTTCGTCATCAGCCCGCCGCCGCACGACCCGGCCGACCCGCGCGGCGTGGACGACGCCACCGACGCGCACGACTCCATCGAATGGTTCGTGAAGAACGTGCCCGGCAACAATGGCCGCGTGGGGATGATGGGCACCTCGTACGGCGCCTGGACGGCCACCATGGCCCTGCTCGAGCCGCACCCCGCATTGCGCGTGATCGTCGAGGAGGCCTCTCCCGCCGACGAGTTCACCGGCGACGACTTCCGCCACAACGGCGCATTCCGGCTGGCCTACGGCTTCGAGTACGTCGCCAGGATGGAGACGAGCAAGGAGGCGAACACGGTCTTCTCGTACGGCCGCTCCGATCTCTACGATTTTTTCCTCGACCTCGGGCCGCTCGCCAACGCCGACGCGCGCCATTTCCACGGCAAGATGCCGACCTGGAACGATTTCGTCGCGCACCCGAACCTGGACGCGTTCCTCGAGCGGCGCGCGATCGTGTCGCACCTGCGCAAGGCGACGATCCCCATCCTCAACGTCGCGGGCTGGTGGGATCAGGAGGATTTTTACGGGCCCTTCGGCATCTACGCGACGCTGGAGAAGAGCGACGCCGCGCGCAAGAACCACCTCGTCGTGGGCCCCTGGAACCACGGCGGATGGGGCAGCCCCGGGCGCAAGCTCGGACCCGTGGATTTCGGCAGCGACACCGGCGTGCATTACCGGGACAAAATCGTGGTCCCCTGGCTCGCCCACTGGCTCCACGACAAACCCACCGAGGACCAGCCCGAGGCGACGATCTTCGAGACCGGCACGAACCGCTGGCGCACCTTCGATCGCTGGCCGCCCGAGGCCGGCGTCACCAAGAAAAAGCTCTACCTGCGCGCGGGCCGGGCCTTGTCGTTCGAGCCGCCCACGGAGACGGGCCGGGGCGCCGTCGACAGCTACGTCTCCGATCCGCAGAACCCGGTGCCCTTTGTCTCTCGCCCGATCCAGCCGCTCTTGACGGGCAGCCAGTGGCAGACGTGGATGGTGCAGGACCAGCGCTTCGTCGATCACCGGCCCGATGTGCTGAGCTTCTCGACGGGCCCGCTCGACGCGGATCTCACGGTGGCCGGCGATATCGTCGCCGAGCTCTTCGCGTCGACGTCGGGCACGGACAGCGACTGGATCGTGAAGCTCATCGACGTCTACCCGGAGGGCGATCCGAAGCCCCCGCCCGAGGCGCAGGCGGACGGTGAAAAAAACGCCGAGCCGGCCGCCGACATGCGCGGCTATCAGCTCATGGTCGCGAGCAGGGTCCTGCGCGGGCGCTTCCGCGACAGCTTCGCCAAGCCCGCGCCCATCCCGCCCGGCAAGGTGCTGCGTTATGCCATCGACCTCGAGACCCGCGCCCACACGTTCCGCAAAGGGCACCGGATCATGGTGCAGGTGCAGAGCACCTGGTTCCCGGTCATCGATCGCAATCCGCAGCGCTACGTGGACAGCATCTTTGCGGCGAAGGAGTCCGATTACGTGGCCGCCACCCAGACGATCGCGCGCTCGCGCGAGGCGCCCTCGGCGATCGTCCTGCCGGTCCTGTCGCCGTGA
- a CDS encoding FAD-dependent monooxygenase: protein MNSTTPTCTDTRVLVSGASISGLTIAYWLARFGFAVTVVERAPHLRPGGHALDVRGPALEVAERMGILPTIRDRSTKLTGIAVVDSAGQEIFRSTESTLTGGRLDSPDVEILRDDLCDVLHEAVGSQVEYIFGDSIASLTQDESGVDVTFVTAAPRRFELVIGADGLYSGVRRIAFGPDEQFLRAFGDLYVATFGMPNFLGLERWQVMYQQPDSVGALVMGLRKDVNARTYLGFSASKGIDYDFRDIDAQKRLLADRVAGAGWVIPQIVEHMLHATDFHFYSLSQVRMNSWSRGRVVLVGDAGYAVSLGTGQATSVAMVGAYVLAGELATHKDDLVLGIAAYEHGLRAYVIRNQDIALEQNAKPDEPTDEGETAPPGGIPDFGALTLPFALKNYQDPVRLP, encoded by the coding sequence ATGAACTCCACGACTCCGACGTGTACCGACACGCGGGTGCTGGTCTCCGGCGCCAGCATCTCCGGTCTCACCATCGCCTATTGGCTCGCTCGTTTCGGCTTCGCGGTCACGGTGGTCGAACGCGCTCCGCATCTGCGTCCGGGTGGCCATGCGCTCGATGTGCGCGGTCCGGCCCTGGAGGTCGCAGAGCGGATGGGCATCCTCCCCACGATTCGCGATCGGAGCACGAAGCTGACGGGCATCGCTGTGGTCGACTCGGCCGGTCAGGAGATCTTTCGGAGCACCGAGAGCACCTTGACGGGCGGCCGGCTCGACAGCCCCGATGTCGAGATCCTGCGGGACGACCTCTGTGACGTTCTCCACGAAGCCGTGGGCAGCCAAGTCGAGTACATCTTCGGCGACTCCATCGCGTCGCTGACCCAGGACGAATCGGGCGTCGACGTCACGTTCGTCACGGCCGCGCCTCGCCGCTTCGAGCTCGTGATTGGCGCCGACGGATTGTATTCGGGGGTGCGGCGGATTGCCTTCGGCCCCGACGAGCAGTTCCTGCGCGCTTTCGGTGACCTGTACGTCGCGACCTTCGGCATGCCGAACTTCCTCGGTCTCGAGCGCTGGCAAGTCATGTACCAGCAGCCTGACTCCGTCGGCGCGCTGGTCATGGGCCTGCGAAAGGATGTCAACGCGAGGACGTATCTCGGCTTCAGCGCTTCGAAGGGGATCGACTACGACTTCCGCGACATCGACGCGCAGAAACGGTTGCTGGCCGATCGCGTCGCCGGCGCGGGCTGGGTGATTCCGCAGATCGTGGAACACATGCTGCACGCGACCGACTTCCATTTCTACTCGTTGAGTCAGGTCCGCATGAACAGTTGGTCACGCGGGCGGGTCGTGTTGGTCGGCGATGCTGGCTACGCCGTCTCTCTGGGTACGGGTCAGGCCACCTCGGTCGCGATGGTCGGCGCCTACGTCCTGGCCGGTGAGCTCGCCACGCACAAGGATGATCTGGTTCTTGGGATAGCCGCGTACGAGCACGGCCTGCGCGCCTATGTGATTCGCAATCAGGACATTGCGCTGGAGCAGAACGCCAAGCCTGACGAACCGACGGACGAGGGGGAGACCGCCCCCCCAGGCGGCATTCCGGACTTCGGAGCGCTGACGCTGCCGTTCGCGCTCAAGAACTACCAGGATCCGGTGCGGCTTCCGTGA